A single window of Sphaerodactylus townsendi isolate TG3544 linkage group LG03, MPM_Stown_v2.3, whole genome shotgun sequence DNA harbors:
- the DHRS7C gene encoding dehydrogenase/reductase SDR family member 7C, with product MGALAVLILPLLVVGISGIVYIYRSVVQLMSKSAVRSKVVVITDALSGVGKECSRVFHTGGSRLVLCGKDFDKLEALYDTLNSSADPRATFTPKLVLLDLSDVNCVQDVAKEILDCYGCIDILINNASAKVKGTVQNISLEVDQKIMDANYFGPITLTKALLPNMISRRTGQIVLINNIQGKLGVPFRAAYAASKHAALGFFDCLRAELQEFGVCVSTVTPSFVCSDHIQPQPSKSDSSVWKFFSRKLAYGVHPEEVAEEILRTVNRKKQEVFMANPIAKAAVYIRTFFPDIFFAVVAAGVKEKQKTEDER from the exons ATGGGTGCCCTGGCTGTGCTTATTCTTCCATTACTTGTAGTTGGAATCAGTGGGATAGTATATATTTATCGGTCAGTTGTTCAGCTGATGTCAAaatctgctgtgcggagtaaAGTCGTGGTGATCACGGATGCTCTTTCCGGTGTTGGCAAGG aATGCTCACGAGTATTTCACACAGGTGGGTCTAGGCTTGTTCTGTGTGGTAAAGACTTCGACAAGTTAGAAGCTCTCTATGATACTTTAAACAGCTCAGCTGATCCTCGTGCA ACCTTTACACCAAAGCTTGTTCTTCTAGATCTGTCTGATGTAAACTGTGTCCAAGACGTAGCTAAAGAAATCCTTGACTGCTATGGTTGTATTGATATACTCATTAACAATGCGAGTGCAAAGGTGAAGGGAACAGTACAGAATATCTCCTTGGAAGTTGATCAAAAAATTATGGATGCCAACTATTTTGGACCTATAACACTCACCAAAG CTCTTCTTCCCAACATGatttccagaagaactggtcaAATTGTTTTAATCAATAATATTCAAGGGAAACTGGGAGTCCCTTTTCGTGCGGCCT ATGCTGCTTCAAAGCATGCTGCACTGGGATTCTTTGACTGCTTGAGAGCAGAACTGCAAGAATTTGGTGTGTGTGTCAGTACTGTGACTCCAAGTTTCGTATGCTCAGATCATATTCAACCACAGCCTAGCAAATCAGACTCTTCTGTATGGAAAT TCTTTTCTAGAAAACTGGCATACGGTGTCCACCCAGAGGAGGTAGCAGAAGAAATTCTGCGAACAGTGAACAGGAAGAAACAAGAAGTGTTCATGGCAAATCCCATTGCAAAGGCTGCTGTTTACATTCGCACATTCTTCCCAGATatattttttgctgttgttgctgctggagttaaagaaaagcagaaaacagaagATGAAAGATGA